The following are encoded in a window of Panicum virgatum strain AP13 chromosome 5N, P.virgatum_v5, whole genome shotgun sequence genomic DNA:
- the LOC120672668 gene encoding calcium-dependent protein kinase 3 isoform X1, giving the protein MGNCCRSPAAVAREDVSSSHFPASNNAKKKPHQPRNGAAGGGGGQKRLAVLGEEGCEVTGIDDKYVLDRELGRGEFGVTYLCMDRDTKELLACKSISKRKLRTAVDVEDVRREVAIMRHLPKSPSIVSLREACEDEGAVHLVMELCEGGELFDRIVARGHYTERAAANVTRTIVEVVQLCHRHGVIHRDLKPENFLFANKKENSPLKAIDFGLSIFFKPGEKFSEIVGSPYYMAPEVLKRNYGPEIDIWSAGVILYILLCGVPPFWAETEQGVAQAILRGNIDFKREPWPNVSDNAKDLVRHMLEPDPKLRLTAKQVLEHPWLQNAKKAPNVPLGDIVKSRLKQFSRMNRFKRRALRVIADHLSAEEVEDIKEMFKTMDTDNDGIVSYEELKTGIEKLGSHLAESEVQMLIEAVDTNGRGALDYGEFLAVSLHLQRMANDEHLRRAFLFFDKDGNGFIEPEELREALVDDGAADSMEVVNDILHEVDTDKDGKISYDEFVAMMKTGTDWRKASRHYSRGRFNSLSMKLIKDGSVKLGVE; this is encoded by the exons ATGGGGAACtgctgccgctcgccggccgctgtGGCGCGGGAGGACGTCAGCTCCTCGCACTTCCCCGCATCCAACAACGCGAAGAAGAAGCCGCACCAGCCGCggaacggcgccgccgggggaggcggcgggcagaAGCGGCTCGCGGTGCTGGGCGAGGAGGGCTGCGAGGTCACCGGGATCGACGACAAGTACGTCCTGGACCGGGAGCTCGGGCGCGGGGAGTTCGGGGTCACGTACCTGTGCATGGATCGGGACACCAAGGAGCTGCTCGCCTGCAAGTCCATCTCCAAGCGGAAGCTGCGGACGGCCGTCGACGTAGAGGACGTGCGCCGGGAGGTCGCCATCATGCGCCACCTGCCCAAGAGCCCCAGCATCGTGTCCCTGCGGGAGGCGTGCGAGGACGAGGGCGCCGTGCACCTCGTCATGGAGCTCTGCGagggcggcgagctcttcgaccGTATCGTCGCGCGGGGGCACTACacggagcgcgccgccgccaacgtcACCCGCACCATCGTCGAGGTCGTGCAGCTCTGCCACCGCCACGGCGTGATCCACCGCGACCTCAAGCCCGAGAACTTCCTCTTCGCGAACAAGAAGGAGAACTCGCCGCTCAAGGCCATCGACTTCGGCCTCTCCATTTTCTTCAAGCCTG GtgaaaaattttcagaaattgtgGGAAGCCCCTATTACATGGCTCCCGAAGTATTGAAGAGAAACTATGGGCCAGAAATAGACATATGGAGTGCGGGAGTTATATTGTATATTTTATTATGTGGAGTTCCTCCATTTTGGGCTG AGACCGAACAAGGGGTTGCACAAGCCATACTTCGTGGAAATATTGACTTTAAGCGCGAACCCTGGCCTAATGTTTCAGATAATGCAAAAGATTTAGTTCGACACATGTTGGAGCCTGATCCAAAGCTCAGGTTAACTGCAAAGCAGGTTCTTG aacatccttggcttcaaAATGCGAAAAAGGCTCCTAATGTTCCTCTTGGTGATATTGTGAAATCGAGGCTCAAACAATTTTCTAGGATGAATAGATTCAAAAGAAGGGCTCTAAGG GTGATTGCTGATCATTTGTCTGCTGAGGAAGTTGAAGACATAAAGGAGATGTTCAAAACTATGGACACTGACAATGATGGGATTGTATCTTATGAAGAACTAAAGACTGGAATAGAAAAACTTGGTTCTCATCTTGCGGAATCGGAAGTGCAGATGCTCATTGAAGCT GTGGATACAAATGGTAGGGGAGCACTTGATTACGGAGAATTTTTGGCTGTCTCGCTTCATTTACAAAGGATGGCAAATGACGAGCACCTTCGGCGGGCCTTCCTATTTTTTGACAAGGATGGCAATGGCTTCATTGAgccggaggagcttcgagaggCTCTTGTGGACGATGGAGCAGCTGATAGCATGGAAGTGGTGAATGACATATTGCACGAAGTTGACACTGATAAG GATGGCAAGATTAGCTATGACGAATTCGTAGCAATGATGAAGACTGGTACAGATTGGAGAAAGGCATCCCGGCACTACTCAAGAGGAAGATTTAACAGCCTTAGCATGAAGCTTATAAAGGACGGGTCAGTAAAATTGGGTGTTGAGTGA
- the LOC120672668 gene encoding calcium-dependent protein kinase 3 isoform X2, giving the protein MGNCCRSPAAVAREDVSSSHFPASNNAKKKPHQPRNGAAGGGGGQKRLAVLGEEGCEVTGIDDKYVLDRELGRGEFGVTYLCMDRDTKELLACKSISKRKLRTAVDVEDVRREVAIMRHLPKSPSIVSLREACEDEGAVHLVMELCEGGELFDRIVARGHYTERAAANVTRTIVEVVQLCHRHGVIHRDLKPENFLFANKKENSPLKAIDFGLSIFFKPEHPWLQNAKKAPNVPLGDIVKSRLKQFSRMNRFKRRALRVIADHLSAEEVEDIKEMFKTMDTDNDGIVSYEELKTGIEKLGSHLAESEVQMLIEAVDTNGRGALDYGEFLAVSLHLQRMANDEHLRRAFLFFDKDGNGFIEPEELREALVDDGAADSMEVVNDILHEVDTDKDGKISYDEFVAMMKTGTDWRKASRHYSRGRFNSLSMKLIKDGSVKLGVE; this is encoded by the exons ATGGGGAACtgctgccgctcgccggccgctgtGGCGCGGGAGGACGTCAGCTCCTCGCACTTCCCCGCATCCAACAACGCGAAGAAGAAGCCGCACCAGCCGCggaacggcgccgccgggggaggcggcgggcagaAGCGGCTCGCGGTGCTGGGCGAGGAGGGCTGCGAGGTCACCGGGATCGACGACAAGTACGTCCTGGACCGGGAGCTCGGGCGCGGGGAGTTCGGGGTCACGTACCTGTGCATGGATCGGGACACCAAGGAGCTGCTCGCCTGCAAGTCCATCTCCAAGCGGAAGCTGCGGACGGCCGTCGACGTAGAGGACGTGCGCCGGGAGGTCGCCATCATGCGCCACCTGCCCAAGAGCCCCAGCATCGTGTCCCTGCGGGAGGCGTGCGAGGACGAGGGCGCCGTGCACCTCGTCATGGAGCTCTGCGagggcggcgagctcttcgaccGTATCGTCGCGCGGGGGCACTACacggagcgcgccgccgccaacgtcACCCGCACCATCGTCGAGGTCGTGCAGCTCTGCCACCGCCACGGCGTGATCCACCGCGACCTCAAGCCCGAGAACTTCCTCTTCGCGAACAAGAAGGAGAACTCGCCGCTCAAGGCCATCGACTTCGGCCTCTCCATTTTCTTCAAGCCTG aacatccttggcttcaaAATGCGAAAAAGGCTCCTAATGTTCCTCTTGGTGATATTGTGAAATCGAGGCTCAAACAATTTTCTAGGATGAATAGATTCAAAAGAAGGGCTCTAAGG GTGATTGCTGATCATTTGTCTGCTGAGGAAGTTGAAGACATAAAGGAGATGTTCAAAACTATGGACACTGACAATGATGGGATTGTATCTTATGAAGAACTAAAGACTGGAATAGAAAAACTTGGTTCTCATCTTGCGGAATCGGAAGTGCAGATGCTCATTGAAGCT GTGGATACAAATGGTAGGGGAGCACTTGATTACGGAGAATTTTTGGCTGTCTCGCTTCATTTACAAAGGATGGCAAATGACGAGCACCTTCGGCGGGCCTTCCTATTTTTTGACAAGGATGGCAATGGCTTCATTGAgccggaggagcttcgagaggCTCTTGTGGACGATGGAGCAGCTGATAGCATGGAAGTGGTGAATGACATATTGCACGAAGTTGACACTGATAAG GATGGCAAGATTAGCTATGACGAATTCGTAGCAATGATGAAGACTGGTACAGATTGGAGAAAGGCATCCCGGCACTACTCAAGAGGAAGATTTAACAGCCTTAGCATGAAGCTTATAAAGGACGGGTCAGTAAAATTGGGTGTTGAGTGA